The following proteins are co-located in the Lentibacillus sp. JNUCC-1 genome:
- the grpE gene encoding nucleotide exchange factor GrpE — MAWFFGKKEKAPDPVIDEINALKQQSHTTEDKLTSLEQHMQKLTRLQYKTSKSMEDKLDHLVAKQTKQQSKTSDHTTQHQLVSHLISQIDDMDMVYNQLSNDPQWAGLLEKWIESSLKTLATIGITETIQIGNTFDPSRAEAVETIPPTGQHQPFEISAIHKRGFAYADGSIYRKAQVTTVKEEDKS, encoded by the coding sequence ATGGCCTGGTTCTTTGGGAAAAAAGAGAAAGCACCTGATCCTGTTATTGATGAAATAAACGCCTTAAAACAGCAATCACATACAACAGAAGACAAACTTACAAGCCTTGAACAACACATGCAGAAATTAACCAGACTACAATATAAAACAAGTAAATCCATGGAAGACAAGCTGGACCATTTAGTGGCAAAGCAGACCAAACAACAGTCCAAAACGTCTGATCACACTACTCAGCACCAGCTCGTCAGCCATTTAATCAGTCAAATCGATGACATGGATATGGTCTATAATCAACTGTCCAATGATCCTCAATGGGCCGGATTGCTGGAAAAATGGATTGAATCATCACTAAAGACGCTCGCAACGATTGGCATAACGGAAACGATTCAAATAGGAAATACCTTTGACCCTAGTCGCGCTGAGGCGGTCGAAACCATTCCACCGACTGGACAGCACCAGCCTTTTGAAATCAGTGCCATTCACAAACGCGGCTTTGCCTATGCGGATGGATCGATCTATCGAAAAGCACAGGTCACAACCGTAAAAGAGGAGGACAAATCATGA